A stretch of the Bacillus anthracis str. Vollum genome encodes the following:
- the comGB gene encoding comG operon protein ComGB — translation MFKEIWSLSDQVILLKRLGELLEKGYSLLQALEFLRFQLPLEKKVQLQRMIDGLKDGKSLHDSFHQLKFHQEMLSYLFYAEQHGDISFALQQGSALLYKKDKYRKDMIKIMQYPMFLAIFLIIMILIFNRILLPQVDMVYSSFGSTAPLFTEQILSTIKLLPYLIISTLFIIMIVFGVYIVYFRKLPHMKQVKIILRIPLVKTFLILKHSHYFATQLSGLLHGGLSVLEALTIMMEQKYHPFFQYEAGRIERQLIAGEPLQSIIAKSEYYEEELSYIITHGQANGNLAIELGDYSDLIMEKMERKIKRMLVIIQPILFTCIGGIVVLMYLAMIMPMFQMMNSI, via the coding sequence ATGTTTAAGGAAATATGGAGTTTAAGTGATCAAGTCATATTACTGAAACGATTAGGAGAACTATTAGAAAAAGGATACTCCCTTTTGCAGGCATTAGAATTTTTACGGTTTCAATTACCTTTAGAAAAGAAAGTACAATTGCAGCGCATGATTGATGGGTTGAAAGATGGAAAAAGTTTACACGACTCTTTTCATCAATTAAAGTTCCATCAGGAGATGTTAAGCTATTTATTTTATGCTGAACAGCATGGTGATATTTCTTTTGCCTTGCAACAAGGGAGTGCACTTCTTTATAAAAAGGATAAGTATAGGAAAGATATGATAAAAATAATGCAGTATCCTATGTTTTTAGCGATTTTTTTAATAATCATGATTTTGATTTTTAACCGTATTTTATTACCACAGGTTGATATGGTATATAGTTCATTTGGTTCTACAGCACCGTTATTCACAGAACAAATATTAAGTACAATTAAGTTACTCCCCTACCTTATTATTAGTACCCTTTTTATCATTATGATTGTATTTGGTGTATATATAGTTTACTTTCGGAAACTCCCACATATGAAGCAGGTGAAAATTATACTTCGTATCCCCCTCGTAAAAACATTTCTTATTTTAAAGCATTCGCATTATTTCGCCACTCAATTGAGCGGTTTATTACACGGTGGATTATCAGTACTTGAGGCTCTAACAATAATGATGGAGCAAAAATATCATCCGTTCTTTCAATATGAAGCGGGTCGAATTGAACGCCAATTAATTGCGGGAGAACCGTTGCAATCTATTATTGCTAAAAGCGAATATTATGAGGAAGAACTTTCTTATATTATTACACATGGACAAGCAAACGGTAATTTGGCGATTGAATTAGGTGACTATAGCGATCTTATTATGGAAAAGATGGAGCGAAAAATAAAACGTATGTTGGTGATTATTCAACCGATTTTATTTACGTGTATTGGAGGAATAGTTGTTCTTATGTATTTAGCCAT
- the comGA gene encoding competence protein ComGA, whose translation MNGIESFANMILKEACRVQASDLHIVPRQKDVVVQLRIGKDLMTKYCIEKEFGEKLVSHFKFLASMDIGERRKPQNGSLYLQMDGQEVYLRLSTLPTVYQESLVIRLHLQASIQPLSHLSLFPSTAKKLLSFLRYSHGLLVFTGPTGSGKTTTMYALLEVIRKKKTRRIVTLEDPVEKRNDDVLQIQINEKAGITYEAGLKAILRHDPDVILVGEIRDEETAKIAIRASLTGHLVMTTLHTNDARGAILRFMGFGITRQEIEQSLLAIAAQRLVELKCPFCKRKCSTLCKSMRQVRQASIYELLYGYELKQAIKEANGECVTYKHETLQSSIRKGYALGFLEEDVYV comes from the coding sequence ATGAATGGAATTGAAAGCTTTGCGAATATGATTTTGAAAGAAGCGTGCAGGGTACAAGCGTCGGACTTACATATTGTGCCCCGGCAGAAGGATGTAGTGGTTCAGCTGCGTATAGGAAAAGATTTAATGACGAAATATTGTATTGAAAAGGAATTTGGAGAAAAACTTGTTTCACACTTTAAATTTTTAGCATCTATGGATATAGGGGAGAGGCGGAAGCCACAAAATGGTTCACTGTATTTACAAATGGATGGACAAGAAGTGTATTTGCGTCTTTCCACGCTTCCAACCGTATACCAAGAAAGTCTCGTTATTCGTCTTCATTTACAAGCATCTATTCAGCCGTTATCTCATCTTTCGTTATTTCCAAGTACAGCGAAGAAACTACTTTCTTTTTTACGTTATTCTCATGGATTACTCGTATTTACTGGACCGACTGGTTCGGGGAAGACAACAACAATGTATGCATTATTAGAGGTAATTAGAAAAAAGAAAACACGTCGCATCGTTACACTGGAAGATCCAGTTGAAAAAAGAAATGACGATGTATTACAAATTCAAATAAATGAAAAAGCAGGTATCACATATGAGGCTGGACTAAAGGCTATTTTGCGTCATGATCCAGATGTTATTTTAGTCGGTGAAATTCGTGATGAAGAAACAGCGAAAATTGCTATAAGAGCAAGTTTGACTGGCCATTTAGTAATGACGACATTGCATACGAATGATGCGAGAGGGGCGATACTTCGGTTCATGGGTTTTGGCATAACGAGGCAAGAAATCGAACAATCTTTATTAGCTATAGCTGCACAGCGACTTGTCGAATTAAAGTGTCCGTTTTGCAAAAGAAAGTGCTCAACTTTATGCAAATCAATGAGGCAAGTAAGGCAAGCGAGTATTTATGAGTTGTTATATGGATATGAGTTAAAACAAGCGATTAAAGAAGCAAACGGGGAATGTGTCACATACAAGCACGAAACATTACAATCTTCGATACGAAAAGGATACGCTTTAGGGTTTTTAGAAGAAGATGTTTATGTTTAA
- a CDS encoding helix-turn-helix transcriptional regulator yields the protein MEQALKITGVLSDPTRYYIYKYISQKHSYVTVQEIADEFDIHPNVARLHLSKLEDVHMLKSETKKTGKGGRPSRLYVLSDDVIQLQFPFRDYQLLARIAFNSLLSLGAAGEKALYETGKQFGAELMQQHMQRLNVSEDALTVEQKVQIAKEAFSTAGLSPAFELSTDGTKIFYDVHNCPFKEVAVHHPIEICNMHGDMMKGIFEILFPNTELTRNDSLLDGCKSCNYKLTI from the coding sequence ATGGAACAAGCTTTAAAAATTACAGGTGTATTATCTGATCCAACTCGTTATTACATTTATAAATATATTTCTCAAAAACATAGTTACGTAACTGTACAAGAAATTGCAGATGAGTTTGACATTCATCCAAACGTAGCACGTTTACATTTATCTAAATTAGAAGATGTTCATATGCTGAAATCAGAAACAAAGAAAACAGGAAAAGGCGGAAGACCAAGCAGATTATATGTATTATCTGATGATGTTATCCAATTACAATTTCCATTCCGTGACTATCAATTGTTAGCAAGAATAGCGTTTAATTCTTTACTTAGCCTTGGTGCTGCTGGTGAAAAAGCGCTATACGAAACAGGGAAACAATTCGGGGCCGAATTAATGCAACAACATATGCAGCGCTTAAATGTGAGTGAAGATGCTTTAACAGTGGAGCAAAAAGTTCAAATTGCAAAGGAAGCCTTTTCAACTGCTGGCTTATCACCTGCATTTGAATTAAGTACAGATGGAACAAAAATTTTCTATGATGTACACAATTGTCCATTTAAAGAAGTTGCTGTTCATCACCCAATTGAAATTTGTAACATGCACGGAGATATGATGAAAGGGATTTTTGAAATCCTATTCCCTAACACGGAATTAACACGAAATGATAGTCTACTAGATGGATGTAAATCTTGTAATTATAAACTAACAATTTAA
- a CDS encoding DUF2626 domain-containing protein, with product MERMFRVLGFWTGIFSVMFYVGDMDSTALLFLGQTGFFVLLSYLKLTERMYIYVFGAYLTVFFIGFTYYTTFLHVPGAGH from the coding sequence ATGGAGCGCATGTTTCGCGTTCTCGGCTTTTGGACTGGAATTTTCTCGGTTATGTTTTACGTAGGGGATATGGATTCGACTGCACTACTATTTTTAGGACAAACAGGATTCTTCGTACTTTTAAGCTATTTAAAATTAACAGAGCGTATGTATATATACGTATTCGGGGCATATTTGACTGTTTTCTTCATAGGATTTACATACTACACGACGTTCTTACATGTCCCAGGGGCTGGACATTAA
- a CDS encoding L-cystine transporter, producing MNTLLVGINVAVMLILVGVLYYMQRKHVSFNKRVFTALGIGIIFGLILQFIYEPTSKVIIESNTWFGLIGSGYVKLLQMIVMPLILVSIISAFTKLQLTKNLGKISGLIIGILILTTGIAAAVGIAASAGFDVSATGLQQGDAESARLKLVEERFTSIEKTTIPDKLLELLPTNPFLDLTGARPTSTISVVIFAAFIGIAFIGVKRKYPEQAELFKKMLDAVYAIVMRMVTLILRLTPYGVLALMAKTVAGSDINAILKLGNFVLASYVALIVMFVIHLLLIALSGLNPIQYLKKVFPVLTFAFTSRSSAGAMPLNIEAQKEKLGISEGIANFAASFGVSIGQNGCAGIYPAMLAMMVAPTVGIDPLQPQFILTLIAVVAISSFGVAGVGGGATFAALIVLSTMNLPIGIVALVISVEPLIDMGRTALNVSGSMTAGLISSKWLGELDQDTYNQDDTKTGEIAS from the coding sequence ATGAATACACTGCTTGTCGGAATTAACGTTGCAGTCATGCTCATTTTAGTTGGCGTATTATATTATATGCAACGTAAGCATGTATCTTTTAATAAACGTGTATTTACTGCTTTAGGAATCGGAATTATCTTCGGTCTTATATTACAATTTATTTATGAACCTACTTCTAAAGTCATTATTGAATCAAATACTTGGTTTGGCTTAATTGGTAGCGGTTATGTGAAATTACTTCAAATGATCGTTATGCCACTTATTTTAGTATCTATCATTTCAGCATTTACAAAATTACAGTTAACGAAAAATCTTGGTAAAATTAGTGGTCTTATTATCGGAATTTTAATTCTTACTACAGGAATTGCTGCAGCTGTCGGTATCGCTGCAAGTGCAGGATTTGATGTATCTGCAACAGGCCTGCAACAAGGTGATGCAGAATCTGCTCGTCTGAAGCTAGTTGAAGAAAGATTTACTTCTATTGAAAAAACAACAATTCCAGATAAATTATTAGAACTATTGCCTACAAATCCATTTCTTGATTTAACAGGCGCTCGTCCAACATCAACAATTTCTGTTGTAATATTTGCAGCATTTATCGGTATCGCCTTTATAGGTGTAAAACGAAAATATCCAGAACAAGCAGAGCTATTTAAGAAAATGCTTGATGCTGTATATGCAATTGTAATGCGTATGGTAACATTAATTTTACGTCTTACTCCATATGGTGTATTAGCTCTTATGGCAAAAACAGTTGCTGGTAGCGACATAAATGCTATTTTAAAACTTGGTAACTTCGTGTTAGCGTCTTACGTAGCACTTATCGTAATGTTCGTTATCCACTTATTATTAATTGCTCTATCTGGTTTAAATCCAATTCAATATTTAAAAAAGGTATTCCCTGTATTAACATTCGCATTCACATCTCGCTCTAGTGCCGGTGCAATGCCATTAAATATTGAAGCACAAAAAGAAAAACTTGGTATTTCTGAAGGAATCGCTAACTTCGCAGCATCATTTGGAGTATCTATCGGACAAAATGGTTGCGCAGGTATTTACCCAGCAATGCTTGCAATGATGGTCGCTCCAACTGTTGGAATTGATCCATTACAACCACAATTTATTTTAACTTTAATCGCTGTCGTTGCTATTAGCTCATTCGGTGTTGCCGGCGTTGGTGGCGGTGCAACATTCGCAGCATTAATCGTACTATCTACAATGAACTTACCAATCGGTATTGTCGCTCTTGTTATCTCAGTTGAACCATTAATCGATATGGGTCGTACAGCTCTTAACGTAAGTGGTTCTATGACAGCAGGTCTTATTTCTAGTAAATGGCTTGGTGAATTAGATCAAGATACGTACAATCAAGATGATACAAAAACTGGTGAGATTGCTTCATAA
- a CDS encoding DUF3912 family protein → MNFDIVGQKAYIKDGAHRNRIGIVKKNETKLESQFAIVIGEQSIDVELKDIVLVGVDVGQFHKWCEQNGYL, encoded by the coding sequence TTGAACTTTGATATTGTAGGACAAAAAGCATATATAAAAGATGGAGCGCATCGGAACCGAATTGGAATTGTAAAGAAAAACGAGACGAAATTAGAATCGCAGTTTGCTATTGTAATTGGAGAACAAAGTATTGATGTAGAGCTCAAGGATATCGTGTTAGTTGGAGTAGATGTAGGACAATTTCATAAATGGTGCGAACAAAATGGTTATTTGTGA
- a CDS encoding nucleoside 2-deoxyribosyltransferase, with translation MNFYIASGFQNKQIVRSIANELKHAGWHHTYDWTKNERAVNQEQLREIGQAEKNAIKEADVFLLILDGGNGSHTEFGMAIALEKKIYVYHEGNPLQTTFYHLPEINIFEGDAAEFASSVMNHVK, from the coding sequence ATGAATTTTTACATTGCTTCAGGATTCCAAAATAAACAAATTGTACGCTCTATAGCGAATGAACTGAAACATGCAGGATGGCACCATACATATGATTGGACCAAAAACGAAAGAGCAGTGAATCAAGAACAATTAAGAGAAATTGGTCAGGCAGAAAAGAATGCTATTAAAGAAGCGGATGTATTTTTACTTATATTAGATGGTGGAAATGGGAGCCATACAGAGTTTGGAATGGCGATTGCACTAGAGAAAAAGATATATGTATATCATGAAGGAAATCCGCTCCAAACAACGTTCTATCATTTGCCAGAAATAAATATTTTTGAAGGAGATGCAGCAGAATTTGCATCTTCTGTTATGAATCATGTGAAATAA
- a CDS encoding DUF3966 domain-containing protein, protein MKRENTNGLGVTVLELSLYENTALIICFVLYVGSVIVYISRKFSQERELEKSEITAELEMLADESYKKQKIKEDHEASHHLNANKF, encoded by the coding sequence ATGAAGCGTGAAAATACGAATGGATTAGGAGTGACTGTGTTGGAGCTAAGTCTCTATGAAAATACTGCACTTATTATATGCTTTGTGTTGTACGTTGGTAGTGTTATTGTTTATATTTCAAGGAAATTTTCGCAAGAAAGAGAGCTTGAAAAATCAGAGATAACAGCTGAACTAGAAATGTTAGCTGATGAAAGTTATAAAAAGCAAAAAATAAAAGAAGATCATGAAGCATCCCATCATTTAAACGCAAATAAGTTTTAA
- the murG gene encoding undecaprenyldiphospho-muramoylpentapeptide beta-N-acetylglucosaminyltransferase — MKKIVFTGGGSAGHVTPNLAIIPYLKEDNWDISYIGSHQGIEKTIIEKEDIPYYSIASGKLRRYFDLKNIKDPFLVMKGVMDAYVRIRKLKPDVIFSKGGFVSVPVVIGGWLNRVPVLLHESDMTPGLANKIALRFASKIFVTFEEAAKHLPKEKVIYTGSPVREEVLKGDREKALAFLGFSRKKPVITIMGGSLGAKKINETVREALPELLRKYQIVHLCGKGNLDDSLQNKEGYRQFEYVHGELPDILAITDFVISRAGSNAIFEFLTLQKPMLLIPLSKFASRGDQILNAESFERQGYASVLYEEDVTVNSLIKHVEELSHNNEAYKTALKKYNGKEAIQTIIHHISEA; from the coding sequence ATGAAAAAAATAGTCTTTACAGGTGGCGGTTCGGCAGGGCATGTAACACCTAATTTAGCCATTATTCCATATTTAAAGGAAGACAACTGGGACATTTCTTATATTGGTTCTCATCAAGGAATTGAGAAGACGATTATAGAAAAGGAAGATATTCCGTACTATAGTATTGCGAGTGGAAAGCTACGCCGTTATTTTGATTTAAAAAATATAAAAGATCCTTTTCTTGTGATGAAGGGTGTTATGGACGCGTATGTAAGGATTCGAAAACTAAAACCAGATGTGATTTTTTCAAAAGGTGGTTTCGTATCTGTACCAGTCGTAATTGGAGGATGGCTAAATAGAGTACCAGTTTTATTACATGAGTCTGATATGACGCCAGGACTAGCAAATAAAATTGCGCTCCGTTTCGCTTCAAAAATATTTGTTACATTTGAAGAAGCTGCGAAACATTTACCGAAAGAAAAAGTAATTTATACAGGGTCTCCTGTACGTGAAGAAGTACTAAAGGGAGATCGTGAAAAAGCTTTAGCGTTTTTAGGTTTTTCACGTAAAAAGCCAGTTATTACAATTATGGGAGGAAGTTTGGGCGCAAAAAAAATTAACGAAACGGTTCGAGAAGCGTTACCAGAACTTCTGAGAAAATATCAAATTGTTCACCTTTGTGGAAAAGGTAATCTTGATGATAGTTTACAAAATAAAGAAGGATATAGACAATTTGAATATGTACACGGGGAACTGCCGGATATATTAGCGATAACAGATTTTGTTATTTCACGTGCGGGGTCCAACGCTATTTTTGAGTTTTTAACATTGCAAAAGCCGATGCTTCTAATTCCGCTATCGAAATTTGCAAGTCGTGGAGACCAAATATTAAATGCAGAATCATTTGAAAGGCAAGGATATGCCTCTGTACTGTATGAAGAAGATGTGACTGTCAATTCTCTTATAAAGCATGTTGAAGAGTTATCTCATAATAATGAGGCATATAAAACCGCATTAAAAAAATATAATGGAAAAGAAGCGATTCAAACAATCATTCACCATATTTCAGAGGCATGA
- the metH gene encoding methionine synthase: MYCIEEKLQNNILLLDGAMGTMIQQEDLTAEDFGGEEYEGCNEYLVETRPDVILKIHKAYIEAGADIIETNTFGATNIVLSDYELSHLDEELNEKAARLAKQAVKESGKEVYVAGAMGPTTKAISVTGGVTFEELIEAYTRQARGLLKGEVDVLLVETSQDMRNMKAAYIGIQAAFDELKKIVPIMISGTIEPMGTTLAGQTIEAFYLSVEHMKPLSVGLNCATGPEFMRDHIRSLSDLSECYISCYPNAGLPDEDGHYHESPSSLAEKVKRFAEEGWVNIIGGCCGTTPEHIKAMKEALASLKPREHHEREGHGVSGLEALQYDDSMRPLFVGERTNVIGSRKFKRLVAEGKFEEAAEVARAQVKKNAHIIDICMADPDRDEIEDMENFLAEVTKVLKVPIMIDSTDEHVMERALTYIQGKAVINSINLEDGEERFIKVTPLLQKYGAAIVVGTIDEDGMAVSAERKLEIAKRSYELLTTKYGIRPSDIIFDALVFPVGTGDEEYIGSAAATIEGIRLIKEALPECLTILGVSNISFGLPPAGREVLNSVFLYHATKAGLDYAIVNTEKLERYASIPDEEKRLADALLFETTQETLEEFTNFYRVAKKKDVVVQETLTLDERLANYIVEGTKQGLHEDLSLALTEGRKPLDIINGPLMTGMDEVGRLFNNNELIVAEVLQSAESMKAAVSYLEPHMESSDSAKKGKVLLATVKGDVHDIGKNLVEIILANNGYEIINLGINVRSDRIVQEVQEKKPDIIGLSGLLVKSAQQMVTTAEDLKAADIDIPIVVGGAALTRKFTDNRISPSYKGLVCYASDAMTGLDIINKLQKEEEREKMKQDKKERHLHIVTKEEKKIEIPAVIEPLPKSEVMVPDSTKRIVLRDVPALHLAPFLNRQMLLGHHLGLKGSVKKLLKEGDKRAHELNDLIDELLQEGQSWLKPKAVYQFFPAQSDGQNIVIYDPEDHTRVIERFTFPRQGRAPYRTLGDYLRPIGDEMDYVAFLSVTVGEGVRGIAEEWKAKGDYLRSHAIQSLALELAEGLAEKTHMLIRDRWGIPDSPELTMEERFRTKYRGIRVSFGYPACPELADQEKLFRLIHPEEIGISLTEGFMMEPEASVTAMVFSHPEARYFSVL; this comes from the coding sequence ATGTATTGTATAGAAGAAAAATTACAAAATAACATCTTACTATTAGATGGTGCAATGGGAACGATGATCCAGCAAGAGGACTTAACTGCGGAAGATTTCGGAGGGGAAGAGTATGAAGGTTGTAATGAGTATTTAGTAGAAACAAGACCAGATGTTATTTTAAAGATTCATAAAGCTTACATTGAAGCTGGAGCGGATATTATTGAAACGAATACATTTGGGGCAACAAATATTGTACTAAGTGATTATGAGTTATCTCATTTAGACGAAGAGCTAAATGAGAAGGCAGCGCGTTTAGCGAAGCAAGCAGTCAAAGAAAGTGGGAAGGAAGTATATGTTGCCGGAGCAATGGGACCGACAACGAAAGCGATTAGTGTTACTGGTGGTGTAACGTTTGAAGAATTAATTGAAGCTTATACACGGCAAGCAAGAGGATTGTTGAAAGGAGAAGTTGATGTATTACTAGTTGAGACGAGTCAAGATATGCGTAACATGAAGGCTGCTTATATTGGAATTCAAGCAGCCTTTGACGAACTAAAAAAAATTGTACCTATCATGATTTCGGGAACGATTGAACCGATGGGAACGACTCTGGCTGGGCAAACAATTGAGGCTTTTTACTTATCGGTAGAACATATGAAGCCATTATCTGTTGGATTAAACTGTGCGACTGGTCCGGAGTTTATGAGAGATCATATTCGTTCACTATCTGATTTGTCGGAGTGTTACATTTCTTGTTATCCAAATGCAGGTCTTCCTGATGAAGATGGACATTATCATGAATCTCCATCTTCTCTCGCTGAAAAAGTGAAGCGATTTGCTGAAGAAGGATGGGTTAATATTATCGGTGGTTGTTGTGGCACAACACCAGAACATATAAAAGCAATGAAAGAAGCACTAGCATCCCTAAAGCCTCGTGAACATCATGAACGAGAAGGTCATGGAGTTAGTGGATTAGAGGCACTGCAATATGATGACTCTATGAGACCATTATTTGTTGGTGAAAGAACAAACGTTATTGGATCACGTAAATTTAAACGATTAGTAGCAGAAGGGAAATTTGAAGAGGCTGCTGAAGTCGCAAGAGCGCAAGTGAAGAAAAATGCTCATATTATTGATATTTGTATGGCAGACCCGGACCGGGATGAAATAGAAGATATGGAAAACTTCTTGGCAGAAGTTACGAAAGTGTTAAAAGTACCGATTATGATTGACTCAACAGATGAACATGTGATGGAGCGAGCTCTTACTTATATTCAAGGGAAAGCTGTTATTAATTCAATTAACTTAGAAGATGGAGAAGAACGATTTATAAAAGTGACGCCGCTTCTTCAGAAATATGGTGCCGCTATTGTTGTAGGAACAATTGATGAAGACGGTATGGCAGTAAGTGCAGAAAGAAAACTCGAAATTGCGAAAAGAAGTTATGAGTTATTGACCACGAAATATGGTATACGCCCGTCAGATATTATTTTTGATGCACTCGTGTTTCCTGTAGGGACAGGGGATGAAGAATATATTGGCTCGGCGGCAGCGACAATAGAAGGGATTCGTCTTATTAAAGAAGCATTGCCAGAATGTTTAACGATTTTAGGTGTAAGTAACATATCATTTGGTTTACCACCAGCTGGCCGCGAAGTATTAAATTCGGTCTTCTTATACCATGCAACGAAAGCAGGATTAGACTACGCGATTGTGAATACGGAAAAATTAGAGCGCTATGCATCAATTCCTGATGAAGAAAAACGGCTTGCAGATGCATTACTTTTTGAAACGACGCAAGAGACGCTAGAAGAATTTACAAACTTTTATCGCGTGGCAAAAAAGAAAGATGTTGTTGTCCAAGAAACATTAACTCTTGATGAAAGGTTAGCTAATTACATTGTAGAAGGGACAAAACAAGGGTTACACGAAGATTTAAGCCTCGCGCTTACAGAAGGAAGAAAACCTTTGGATATTATTAATGGCCCACTTATGACAGGGATGGATGAGGTAGGACGATTATTTAATAATAATGAGCTAATCGTTGCTGAAGTATTGCAAAGTGCTGAAAGTATGAAAGCTGCTGTAAGTTATTTAGAGCCACATATGGAATCTAGCGATAGTGCAAAAAAAGGGAAAGTATTATTAGCAACTGTTAAAGGTGACGTACATGATATTGGGAAAAACCTCGTTGAAATTATTTTAGCGAATAACGGATATGAGATTATTAATTTAGGAATCAATGTTCGCTCGGATCGAATTGTTCAAGAAGTACAAGAAAAGAAGCCTGATATTATAGGTCTTTCTGGTTTATTAGTAAAATCGGCTCAACAAATGGTAACGACTGCAGAAGATTTAAAAGCTGCGGATATTGATATTCCAATTGTTGTAGGCGGGGCAGCGCTAACGAGAAAGTTTACAGATAATCGCATTTCGCCATCTTATAAAGGGCTCGTATGTTATGCAAGTGATGCGATGACGGGGCTGGATATTATTAATAAGCTTCAAAAAGAAGAAGAGCGTGAGAAGATGAAGCAGGATAAAAAAGAACGTCATCTTCATATCGTAACAAAAGAAGAAAAGAAAATAGAAATTCCAGCAGTAATTGAGCCATTACCAAAATCAGAGGTTATGGTACCTGATTCAACGAAGCGAATTGTATTACGAGATGTTCCCGCCCTTCATCTCGCACCATTTCTGAATAGACAAATGCTACTTGGACATCATCTTGGATTAAAAGGAAGCGTGAAGAAGCTTTTGAAAGAGGGAGATAAAAGAGCACATGAATTAAATGATTTAATAGATGAATTATTGCAGGAAGGACAATCTTGGTTAAAACCGAAAGCGGTGTATCAATTTTTCCCAGCGCAAAGTGACGGACAAAACATTGTAATATATGATCCAGAAGATCATACGCGTGTTATAGAGCGTTTCACATTCCCAAGGCAAGGAAGGGCTCCATATCGTACTTTAGGTGATTATTTACGACCAATTGGAGATGAGATGGACTATGTTGCTTTCCTATCTGTTACGGTTGGAGAAGGCGTTCGGGGCATTGCTGAAGAGTGGAAGGCGAAAGGTGATTATTTACGCAGTCATGCCATTCAATCGTTAGCGCTTGAACTAGCAGAAGGACTTGCTGAAAAAACACATATGCTTATTCGTGATCGCTGGGGTATTCCAGATTCACCAGAATTGACGATGGAAGAACGTTTCCGTACGAAATATAGAGGGATACGCGTGTCCTTCGGTTATCCAGCATGTCCAGAACTTGCGGATCAAGAAAAGTTATTTCGACTTATTCATCCAGAAGAAATAGGTATTTCATTAACGGAAGGGTTTATGATGGAACCAGAAGCATCTGTAACGGCTATGGTATTTTCTCACCCCGAGGCAAGATATTTTAGTGTATTATAG